The following is a genomic window from Platichthys flesus chromosome 13, fPlaFle2.1, whole genome shotgun sequence.
TAAACAGAATGACACCATTCGCCCAAATTATCTAAACTTGTAATAAATAACCTTGGAATGGAGAACTTCACCTCAACTGAGGTAGCAACTGAGCCCTGTAGTAAATGGAAGAGATACTGGATCAGGTAAAAGTCTCTTGAACAGGGATGAATTGACTGATCTTGTCTTCCTCATGAGAAGCGTCAGGGTCTCAAACAAAGATGCTAATAACATTCCAGTGAGCAGATGGTGCAAAGGGCAAACAGACAACGTGAACAAACACAAGAAGCCAAATGCATGGGCCACATTCCAGCTAAGTGCCTCGTTCTACATGTTCATCACCAGGGGATAACAAACAGTAAGGACAACTCTCTGGAGGCAATAGAGAAAAAGCTTTTAATGATTTTAACGCCacaaaaaacatcatggtaAAATATCATGGACAACATAGAAATAGGTAAACATCCTGTGTTTCCTGGGGCTGGGTGGTTTGGGATGAGGGTCAGCACCTTTAAATCCGAGGCTGTGGTTCTGCTGTGAGTATCAAATCCCGACACCGAGGACTATTTATGGGTCTCGTTGACGATGTGAGGTTTAATGGAGTGCAAGGGTCAGGTGTACTTCCTGCTGAGGCATGTATCTGTGAACTCTGAGCTTGTGAGAAGACAACTTGAGACCATAGGGcgtttcaaaaataaaaaataacaaggtTAACATTTGGGCGAACCAGTTTTCTATCGCTCGTTTACAGGTCATGTTAATGATAAGAAATAAACCACGATTCACTAATAATTCTAACGTGTAGTTAGATGAAAGGAGACTCAATGGTTTGGTCACAGCTCGTAAGCTCCTCTCTTTCAGGaccacacactaacacactaacacagccCCGTTCCAACAAACTCAATTCTACAATTTGCATCTCAGCATTATTTGCAGAAACTGAAAAGGTGCTAAAATAAAGTCCAGCATGGGGAAATAAAGCCACAACACACAACTGTGGTGCTGAAGGTTCTAGAAAACACCAACAAATAATTACTACACTGTGTCACAAAGCTTTTGAGACACTGGGCTTTAAAAGTGATGCAGCAGGCACAGGTTTCTATCAGTAATGAGACTTTCATCGATTTCAGCGTTGTGTTCTCAAACTGGGGCGCTGCCTCACTTGTGGGCAAAAAAGGACTTTCTGCTGAAaagccattaaaaaaataaaatctaatacAATTTATTACACGTCTCTGGGTATTTTGCTCTTCATCCAAAGAAGTATTAGTTCCTGTCAGTAGCATTTACTAACACTTACTTTATCTTGCTAACTTGAACCTAAGGAGTGTAAATTAATTAAGTGAGAACAATTAAGTCTTGGATTTCTTCACAAAATGATCTGAACCGTTCGCTGTCTCTGGAGAAAAAGACGAAACTTCCCACGGAAAAAATAAGatatgtgttgtttattttcaaatgctGGTAAGGTGTTGAAATCCAGACactaaaacaaacatacagTTTAAACAGATAGAAAATAGACTCGATAATCACATTATTATCACAAAAGTATTGGAGCCCTTTCATTTCCACCACAGAGCTCACAGACCAGTTGTTCTCTAGagatgaagaaaagacaaatacaagTTCTTCTAGACATCCAAACACTTTTGATGTTGGTTCAGCTAAAGACAGTACAGTgtttcacacaacaacacagaggacaTGTGCATTTCTCCAGGTTGTAAAGGTTGTGTACATGTGGGCCAGCACAGAcaagactacacacacacagaaccctTCAGTGGTACTCTGTAGAAACATGACTGAAAGCTAAAATGCTTAATTAAGAGCAAGTCTCTATACCTAGGTTATTTTAACCTGTTGGATCTATTGGATGAGTGGGAATCACCACATAAGGAAAGCTACAGACAGATTTCAAATCACAGAAAAGCATAAAAAGGtcattttgaaagtgttttctATCATTGTGTAGCTTTCGGAGAGATCCACCCTTCTGACGCCTTTATGACTCAGGTTCCCGGCCTCACACAGGAAGTGGCTCGGCCTATAGGATGCATCTGAATCTGAGTTCTACAATGGCGAGGGGGGTGGCCCATCTTCATGCACAGTGCTATGGTGTAGGATTCCCAGAGTAGGCACTTGGAAACAGTTTCCTCCTAAACCAACAAAGTAACCTGCAggctataaaataaaatccactGGTTTTGTGCCCAAACCAACAGTTCGATGATACATTCAAATCAACAGGAGTAAAGGCTGTGGAGAgttaatgtgctgctgtttgttcacCATGTAACACAAATTGGGATAACACtcaaacatcacacactcacacaaacctcTTCAACCTGTGCTATAACTGACTCTTCTGAGTTTAATGGATcatttgaactgaactgaaagtCTGTTTGTGACGGATCGGTGCCAGATATTTTCTCCTCCTCGACAGGAAATGTAGCTTTTGGCTCTGATATCGTCATTTAATCACTGAGCCCACATATTGAGGCTGAtatgaaatatatgaaatattatCCATCGTATGTTTCTCTCATTCATATTGCGTGAAAGAGATTAAATCCCTGTCACACACTAATGCTGATACCTGTGAGCGTTCGCAGTGTTTTTCTGTTCTCGAGTGGAtgaagatattttgtaaaataaaggaGGTGTGGACAGAGACCTTTTTCAGAACGAGGGGGAGAAAATACCTGCAGCAGTGAAGACAAGGCTTCAGTCCCTGTGTGTGAAATTAACCCTTAAATACTGGAACACTGCCTTCTTATTAACATGATTACATCCCTCCTTACATATCCTTGGCGAGGAGGGGCTGACGTATCGGTTCCATCTTTTAGACgttgaaaacagattttaatcTTTAACATGTCATGATGCCGCGGCTACACATCAAGTCAGAGCAGCGTAACCTAATTACCTGGACCAGCAGCTTCATTGCCATGGTTTATGCATGTGTCTGCACAGCTAAAGTGAACCCCTGTGTCTTGTAAAGTAGCCTTCACCATGACTGTGAGACATTGAGTAcataaatcaatcaattcaaAGTAGCTGGGAGACACGGCAGTCCTCCTCATCCGTCTTAGTCCAGGTTCCCTCCCGCCGGATCGACACCAGGGCGCATCTATCTCTCCACTGTAGATCAGTCATCCTTCATGGAAATGTGACTTTATGAGCATTCTGCTTATTTTCTGCTATAAATGTTGACACTGCTGCGTGATCTGCTCGTACAGACACGTTACTACTCGTATTTAATTAGATCAAAAGATGATATCTATGAGGCTAAGAGGAAAATATCAAAAGTTGAAGGAACAAGAATTGATTGACAACATGAAATTCAATTGGTGACACACAAATTAACAGGAACTTTCTAATTAACGTTAGCAATGTGTGTTAACCAGTGCAGTGCCCGTTCTGCACCTGCCTGTTTAGGATgagctgttctcttgtcctgtgttgatgctctggagctgcttcagaacgacccccccccccccacacacacacacactgactgctaCATGgcactggtcgcctgtttattaaatttgaattaatattgaatgtacaCTTGGCTTGGACTGAGGAAAGTAAGAAcacaagtgtgaagccgattaGATGAACGCTTCACATGgtagacacacatacacacacacacacagacacacaaacacacgaaaGACGTTTGAGGATTAGCAGGTAGATAGATGTTAACTTTAGTGTGCTACTAATTCAAATAGTCTTTTTAAATCGATAAAcgttttttatatttccagtgAGACCTTGAATAATGTTGTTAAAAAACGTTTGTGATTTTCTGATTGCAACAGCTGTTCAGTCATTTCTGTACATGACCGCACACATTTACTCACATAtttacagccacacacacacacacacacacgcctcctgCTAAAGAACCGTGCTGATGGTGTCGAAGTCCTTGCTGATCTGAGAGCTGCTGGGCAGCGACTTGAGGTACTCCAGGTGCCGTCGGGCGTCCTCCTGGTTGTGTCTCACGTAGTAGATGACGTAGGCGATCACCATGGTGAACCATCCGAACATGGTGACGAACATGGCCACGTCGGTGGTCTTGTGGTGGAAGTTGCAGAAGTTGATCCCTGAGTCCAGCACCTGGATCACCGGCTTGCCCGCGTACTCCTCCTGCACGGCCGTGTGGCACATCACCTCGTTCACCGTCTCCGGGTCCAGCCGCAGCTCCCTCAGCACCTCCTGCAGCGTACACTCACAGTGCCACGGGTTGTTGGAGAGGCTGATCTTGGCTCGGAGCCGGGCGAAGGCCTCTTTGGGGACACTCTGGATG
Proteins encoded in this region:
- the lrrc3 gene encoding leucine-rich repeat-containing protein 3 — translated: MQDLAGPDAPRKHPICDGFALVRGLLLGLVMASAPVLACPTSCLCIEKGGMTVVQCVSHNLEKIPTDLPGDTVVLHLASNHITHIPNHAFSELRYLQEVDLSNNDIETLDAAAFQGVSDSLLVLDLSNNRIQSVPKEAFARLRAKISLSNNPWHCECTLQEVLRELRLDPETVNEVMCHTAVQEEYAGKPVIQVLDSGINFCNFHHKTTDVAMFVTMFGWFTMVIAYVIYYVRHNQEDARRHLEYLKSLPSSSQISKDFDTISTVL